The genomic DNA GACGTATCTGGCCCAGGCGAAGGGGTTCTCCGAGAGCCTCGCCGGCCTGACGTTCGCTATCGTGTTCGCCGTCGGCTTCGCGGTGAAACCGGTCGCCGGCACGCTGGGCGATCGCTTCTCTCGGCGCGGTATCGCCGTCACCGGGCTGCTCGTCGCGGCGGCCGCGCTCGTCGCCCTCGTCGCCGCCGGGTCGAACGTCGCCATCTGGCTGGCGGTCGGGCTGCTGGCGCTGGGCTACAAGACCGGCTTCCCGCTGGCGGACGCGATCATCCTCGACGGCGCGCCGGCGGAGGGGATGGGCGCGGACCTCGGGGCCGCGCGGGCGATCTTCCTCAGCGCGAACGCGATCGGCCCCGCCTACGTGGGGATCGTCGCGACCTACGGCAGCTACGACGCCGCCTTCGGCGGCTTCGTCGTCTGTCTGCTCGTCGCGGCCGCGCTCCTGTTCCGCGCCGGCTGACGGCTGCCCTCGGCGGTCCGCCGGCCCCGTCGCTCTCTCCGTGCCGCCACGTTCAGTCCGTCCCGAACCGCGGCCCGCCTCTCCGAACCGCGGCTCACCTCTCCGAACCGCTCACGCTTCGACGACGACGGTCTCGCGTTCGAACTCGTCGCCGCGCCACCGCCAGGAGCCCAGGTACGGGTACCCGTCGAGGGCGCAGATCGCGTAGGAGTACCCCGGCCACGTCGCCCGTTCGGCGTCGGTCTCGCTCGGGTGCGGCGGTCCCGTCGGGTGGCTGTGATAGAACCCGACGACCTCCATCCCGTCGGCCTCGACGCGGTCGATGGTCGCCAGCAGCGCCTCCGGATCCATCGCGTACCGGATCCGCGGCGCTTCGGCGACGTTCTCGACGGCGAAGACGTCGCTGACGCGACTCTCCTCGCCGTGCTTCCCCGCGAGCACGCCACAGACCTCCTCCTCACCGCCCTCGTACCCCCGGTGAACGATCTCGTCGTACGCTCCGCGCGCGATCGCGAGCATACCGCGGGTACGCGTCGAACCGTCAAAACCCCGAGGGTCGGGCCGGGCCCGACGCATTCTCTCTCGGTGGCCGTCTCGTTGCTGCCGTCCGGCGGCCGACGGCACGGCGGGACAACCGAGGCGGTCACCGGCTACGAGAACCGGCCGGCGGCCAACTCGGCGTTCTCGACGGTGCCCGCGGCGCGCCGTTTCGCGCCCGCGGACACCGCGATGGCGTAGGACTGGACCGCGAAGAAGACGGCCCACAGCGCGTATCCGCCGACGCCGCTCCCCGCGACGAGCGCCGCGGCGTCGAACCCGGGCAGCCCGAACTCGACGAGCGTGTCGGCGACCAGCAGGACGCTGAAGTAGCCGTAGAAGCCCGACGCCCACCACAGCGCGACGACGCGCGCCCACCCCGGTTGGAGGTGCTCGGGCAGCCGCGTCGTGTTCATCACGAGGACGAGGGCGGTGTAGGGCCACATCATCACGCCCGACATCGCCGCGCCGACGACGAGGAAGAAGAACGGCTCCCGCCCCTCGAAGGGCGAGGTGAACGCGAGGATGATGACGATGCCCCACAGACAAAAGCCCGTCAGGACGCGCCAGAAGAGCGTTTCGAGGTCCCAGCCGGCCTCGCGGCCGTACGCCTCGTAGATGGCGTCGACGCTGTTTCGGACGAACGACTCCACGATGGCGTACTCGGTGGTGAAAAGCGCGACGAAGAGCACCAGGAAGACGAGGACGGTCCCGATCGGCCCCAGCGCGGGCGCGACGTCGGTGAGCCACATCTGCAGGGCGTCGGAGGTGGTCCCCGGAGCGTAGCGGATGGCGACGCTCATCAGCGCGGGCGCGACCACGAACAGGCCGACGACGAACGTCAGGAAGTGCTCCAGTTGGACGACCCGCCACCACTCGCGCCACCGCTTCAGGTTCGTCGTCGTCGGCGGGAAGCTGAACCCGTCGCGCTCGATCGGCTCGGGGTCCTCGCCGTGGAACGGGTTCTTCACGCGCCCCTGGTAGTTCCCCATCCCGTAGCCCTTCTCGCGGGCCCAGAGGCTCTGTGAGAGGTTGAGGTACCCGCCCGCGCCGGCGAAGGCGAGCCCGCCGAGGAACACGGCGATGCCGAGGTCCGAGGGCAGCGTCCCGACGGACGCAGCCGCCGTCGGGAGGTCCGCGAACTCGACCCACGACCCCGCGACGGCCACCAGCAGCACGGCGGCGACGATGGAGACGAAGAGCAGGCCGATCTGGAACACCTCGACGGCGGTGTACATCACCGACGACACCTGATAGGAGAGCCAGATGAGGACCATCAGCCCGACGGCGACGAGCTTCCACGTCGCGAGCGAGGTCCCGAGGAGGCTGACGGGGCCGCTCAACCCGAGCGCGGCCGTCCCGACCCGCGCCGCACCGGCCGCCCACCCCGGCCAGCCGAGGCTGATCAGCCCGCCCGCCAGGAACAGCCACGGCCAGTAGTTCGCCACGCGGGCGAACGCGCGGAAGACGCTCTCGCCCGTCGCCAGCGTCCACCGCTGCAGTTCGGTGTTGATCACGAACTGCGTCAGCACGCCGACGGCGAACGCCCACAGGAGGGTCCACCCGTACTGTGAGCTCAGAACCGGCCAGAAGAGCGTCTCGCCGCTCCCCAGCGACGCGCCGAGCATGATGGCCGACGGCCCGACGATGTGACCGACGCGGGGCACCCGCGGCAGGTCCGTGAGCCGAAACGCGCCGCCCTCGCCCCGATCGGGGTGATCGTCGGTGTCGCCCGCCCGCTTCAGTTCGTCGTAGCGCAGGGGGAGATACCACGTCCCCCTGTACTGTCGACCCTCCACCTCGGGAGCGAACACCTCGTCGCCGTCGGACGTCGTGACGGGGCCGTCCCGGGCGTCGGTGTCGTCGCGATCCGGGTCGGGATCGGTACCCTCGCGATCCGAGTCGGGACCTGTACCCTCGCGGTTCGAGCCGGGTCCGTCGTCGTCGCGATCCGCTTCGGAGTTGTCGCCGTCGTCCGCGATCCGGTCGCTTCTCGGTCCCGAGTCGGCTCCCTCGTCTCCCGCCCGGCCGCCCGTCGTTCCCGAATCACCCCACTGCGACGGATCGCCTCCGGACGGAGCGGCGGACCGATCGTCGTCGCTCGGATCGGGATCCATCGGTGTGTCGATCGGTACTCCGACCCAACCGATGATAAATGCCGTGGCTGCCGGCCGAGTGCGGGACGCCGCGGTGCGTCGGGACTAGCCGCCGAGGAAGTGCCAGATGTGGCCGCGCTCTTTCGGGGGGTTGACGCCGGGGAGCTGCTTCAGCGCGGGCTGGATCGCGTTCCACCACCCCTCCGCGGACTCGAACCCCGCCGGATACTCGTGGTAGACGTCCCGCAGGAAGTCGGCCTTCTTCGCCTCCGGATGTTCCGAGAGGTACTCGTAGGCCGCCGACAGCGCCTCCCGGCGCGCGTCGAGCATCGGACCGCTCCCCGGGAGGTCGGCGTCGGCGATCGCGTCGGAGACGGCCGGGCGCCCCTCGACGGTTGCGCCGTCGCTCCCCGCGTCGGGACCGGCGGACGCCGTGTCGCCGTCGGCGGGCGATTCCGGCGGCGACGGGTCGGTCGGCATCGGGATCCACCAGACCCGCGAGCGCGCCCCGACCTTCCGGGTTTCGAGGTCGCCCCGCTCTTCGAGTTCGTTGAGTTTGTTGTGGGCGGTCCGCCTGGAGCAGTCGAGCGCCTCCATCACGTCCGAGGCCGTCAGCGGCCTCGCGCGGTCCTCGCGCGCCTCGAAGACCGCCAGGACGCGCTCCAGCGGAATCCGGTCGACGTACTGCCCGTGTTCGTTTCTGGTGCGCGCGCGGGCGTCGTCGGTCACGATTCGACCTCTTCACACGAGAGCATAAGCCTTTGCACTCGTGAGAGGTGCCACGACACACGTGCGCACACCCTGTTCACACGTGTATATTGGACTTCCGATCCGACCCTTTCGGAGTGGATTCCGGACATTCGACGAAGCGAAAAGATCCCATCTGAAACGGCGTTTAATGGCGTTTGAGGCCCAGATTCAATGGGTACTTCACACGACTGAAGTGGCTGGCGTCTCACGCCGTCCGCGTCGGTGGCAACCCCGATAAACGATAGCTATATATAACAATAGTTGGGTCGGATAGGCCACGATGCACGGAAACAGGAACGATCCTGGAACGAAATCGACTGGCATAGATCACGGGGTTGAGCGACATGGCTAGCGCGGTCGACGTACTGGTCGCGCTGCTCCCGCTCTTGACCATCGCGGTCCTCATGGTGGGCTTCTACTGGCCCGCGACGCGGACGATGCCGGTGGCCTGGGTGGTCGCGATCGCCGCCGGCGTCGTCGGCTGGGGAATGAACGCGACGTGGATCGCCGCCGCGACGATAAACGGCTTCATCACCGCGGCCAACATCCTCTACATCGTCTTCGGCGCGATCCTGTTGCTGTACACGCTCAAGCAGACGGGCGCGTTCGACGCGATCAACGCGGGCTTCGCCTCCGTCAGCGAGGACCGCCGCGTGCAGGTGGTGCTTCTCGTCTTCCTGATGGGGTCGTTCATCGAGGCCGCCGCCGGGTTCGGAACGCCCGCGGCCATCGTCGGCCCGCTGCTCGTGGGACTCGGCTTCCCGCCGCTGGCGGCGGTCGTCGTCGCGCTCACGGGCAACCTGATGGCGATCACGTTCGGCGCGGTCGGCACGCCGCTCATCATCGGGATGATCGACATCTTCGAGAGCGTCGAGACGATCACGACCGACGTCGTCGCCGGCGGGACGTACCCGGACATCGCGACCTGGGTGGCGGACATCGCGCTGTGGGCCGCGAGCTACCACGTGATCGTGGGTATCGCGCTCCCGTTCATCGGCGTCGCGATGATGACTCGCTTCTTCGGCGAGGAGCGGTCGATCCGCCCGGCGCTGGAAGTGCTGCCCCTCACGCTCTTTGCGTGGGCGTCGTTCTCGGTGCCGTACTTCCTGACCGCGTACTTCCTCGGGCCGGAGTTCCCCGGCCTGCTCGGGTCGATGGTCGGTCTGCTCGTCACCGTCAGCGCGCTCAAGGCCGGCTTCTTCCACCCCGACGAGGAGTGGGACTTCGCACCGCAGGAGGCGTGGCCGGACCACTGGATCGGCGAGATCCAGCCCGGCGAGTCGACGAGCGACGACGTCGCTGTCGCCGCCGACGGCGGGTCGGTGCAGTCCAGCGTCCCCACGGGCGGTATGGCGCTCTGGAAGGCCTGGACGCCCTACGCCCTCGTGGCGCTCCTGCTCGTGGTTACACGCGTCGTCGACCCCGTCCAGTCGTTCGTCACGATGGACGTGTTCACGCTGGCCTGGAGCGACCTCGCGGCCCTGCCGTTCGTCCGGGAGACCATCCTCGGGACGGGACTCACGAACGACTTCGCGCTGCTGTACCTGCCGGGCGCGGTGTTCGTCGCCGTCCACCTCGTGACGATCCCGCTGCACGGGATGGACGGGACGGAGATCAAGGCCGCGTGGGCCGAGACGATCGAGAAGGTCGCGCCGGCGGTCGTCGCGCTGCTCTTCGCGGTCGCGACGGTCCAGATCATGCTCCAGTCGGGATCGGCGACCGGCACCGACAGCATGCTCATCGTCCTCTCGGAGGGGATGGCCGGCGTCGCCGGCGGCGCCTACCCGTTCTTCGCCGCGTTCGTCGGCGCGTTCGGCGCGTTCCTCGCCGGCTCGAACACGGTCTCGGACATCCTGTTCGGGACCTTCCAGTACGGCGTCGCAGACCAGATCGGCACCTCCCGCACCCTGATGCTCGGGGCGCAGGCGGTCGGCGGGGCCATCGGCAACCTCATCGCCGTCCACAACGTCGTCGCCGCGCTCGCGGTCGTCGGCCTCGTCGGCGAGGAGGGCCGGGTCATCCGCCTGGAACTGATCCCGCTTCTCTACTACGGGACGGCGACCGGGCTGCTGACGCTGCTGTTCAGCTACGTGCTGTTCCCGGGCGTCTTCTGATCCAGGCGGCGTCCAGTCGTATTGCCTCACGACCGACCGCTTCCGATTTCGAGGATGACCGCGACCGACGCGGTTCCCACCCCAACGAGAGACTCACAACATGGCTTCGAACTCCCGCGAACACGCTACTGATCCCGCTACGGCGGGAAACTACGACTACGTCGGCGACGACGTCGAGCGTCCGGACCTAGTCTCGGACCTCGAATCCGTCGTCGAGGGCGACGTCCGGTTCGACACGTACTCCAGACAGCTCTACGCCACCGACGCCTCCGCGTACGAACGGACGCCGATCGGCGTCGTGATGCCGACGTCGACCGCCGACGTCGCGAACGCGATGGAGTACTGCGCCGCCGAGGGGATTCCGGTGCTCCCCCGCGGCGGCGGCACCAGTCTGGCCGGACAGACGGTGAACGAGGCCGTCGTCCTCGACCTGATGCCGGAGATGGGCTCGCTGGTCGAGGTCAATCCCGACGCCGGGACGGCGACGGCGCAGGCCGGCATCCGACTCGGCGACCTGAACGCGGCGCTGGAACCGCACGACCTGAAGTTCGCGCCCGATCCGGCGTGGGGCGACAAATCGGCGCTCGGCGGCGCGATCGGCAACAACTCGACGGGCGCCCACTCGCTCCGCTACGGCAAGACGGACTACTACCTCGAATCCGCGGAGGTGGTCCTCGCCGACGGAAGCGTCACCACGTTCGGGGAGATCTCCGTCGACACCCTCCGCGAGGAGGGCGACCCCGACGGGACGCTCGAAGAGCGGATCTACGCCGCCGTCTATCGCATCCTCGACGAGGAGGCCGACGAGATCACAGAGCGGTATCCCGACCTGAAGCGCAACGTCTCGGGGTACAACCTCGATATGCTCGTCGACGAGATGCGCGGCGAGCGCCGCCTGCCGGACGACTCCGGCGTCGACCCCGACAGCGAACCGGGGACGGTCAACCTCGCGCGGCTCCTCGCCGGCTCGGAGGGAACGCTCGGGATCGTCACCGAGGCGACGGTGTCGCTCGAGCCGATTCCGAACACGGCCTCCGTCGCGCTCCTGACGTACGATGACGTCCTCGACGCGATGGAGGACGTCGCGCCGATCCTCGAACACGACCCCGCGGCCGTGGAGGTGATGGACGACGTGCTCTTGGACCTCGCCCGCGACACGGCGGAGTTCGCCGACGTCGTCGGGGCGCTCCCCGACGGGACGGACTCGGTGCTGCTCGTGGAGTTCTACGCCGAGGACGACGATCACGGCCGCCGGCAGGTGGCCGATCTCGTCGCCGATAGGGTCCCGGACGCGTCGGCGGGTACCGATCCGAGCGAGGGCGCGGTGACGACCGAAGAGCCGCGAACCGCGGTCGACGCGATGGCGGCCCACGACGCCGAGACGCGCGCGAAGTTCTGGAAGATGCGGAAGTCGGGGCTCCCGATCCTGCTGTCGCGGACCACGGACGAGAAGCACATCGCCTACATCGAGGACACCGCGATCCCGGCGGCGAACCTCCCGGCGTACGTGGCGGACTTCCAGGAGATCCTCGACGACCACGACACCTTCGCCTCCTACTACGCCCACGCCGGCCCCGGCGTCCTCCACATCCGTCCGCTCGTCAACACGAAGACGGTCGAGGGCGTCGAGACGTTCGAGGCCATCGCCGACGCGGTGACGGACCTCGTCGTGAAGTACGGCGGGTCGGTCTCGGGCGAGCACGGCGACGGTCGGGCGCGAACCCAGTGGAACCGGAAGCTCTACGGCGACGAACTCTGGTCCGCGTTCCGCGATCTCAAGACCGCGTTCGATCCCGACTGGCTGCTCAATCCCGGCAACGTCTGCGGCTACGCCCCCGACGAGGTGCGGTCCGACGACGCGGCCGCGACGTCGGCCCACGAGATGACCGCAGACCTGCGGTTCTCTCCGGACTACGAGTTCGACGCCGGCTTCGACCCGGCGATGGAGTGGGACAACGAGAACGGGTTCCGGGGGATGGCGGAACTCTGTCACGGCTGTGCGGGCTGTCGCGGCCCGCAGGAGACGACCGGCGGCGTGATGTGTCCGACCTACCGGGCCGCCGAGGAGGAGATCCAGTCGACGCGGGGCCGGGCGAACATGCTCAGACAGGCGATGAGCGGCGGCCTCCCCGAGGGCGAACAGTTCGAAGACGAGTTCGTCGAGGAGGTGCTGGACCTCTGTATCGGCTGTAAGGGCTGTCTGAAGGACTGCCCCAGCGGCGTCGATATGGCGAAGCTGAAGGCCGAGGTGACCCACGAGTACCACCAGCGGAACGGATCGAGCCTCCGCGACAAGGTCTTCGCCAACGTGGGGACCCTCTCGAAGCTCGGGAGCGCGTTCGCGCCGCTCTCGAACCTCCTCCCGGAACTCCCCGGTGCCCGCCTCGCGATGGAGAAGACGCTCGGCATCGCCAGGCAACGCGAGTTGCCGCAGTTCCACCGCACCTCCCTGGAGGACTGGTTCGATTCGCGCGGAACGGCTGCCGTGAGCGAGTCCGAAGCCGACTCGAAGGTCTACCTCTTCCCCGACACGTACACGAACTACAACCACCCGGAGGCCGGCAAGGCCGCGGTCCGGGCGCTGGAGGCGGCGAACGTCCACGTCGCGGTTCCCGACGGCGTCACCGGCTCCGGCCGGCCGCCGCACTCGAAGGGGTTCGTCGACCTGGCTCGCGACAAGGCGCGGCGGAACGTCGACGCGCTGGCTCCGCTCGTCGACGGCGAGTGGGACGTCGTCGTCGTCGAGCCGTCCGACGCCGTGATGCTCCAGCACGACTACCTGGACCTGCTGTCGGGGGCGGACGCCGAGCGGCTGGCCGACAACACCTACGGCGTGATGGAGTACTTCGACACGTTCCGCCTGCTGGAACGCGACGGCGTGGCCGCTGCCGCTCCGTCGCGGTCGCTGGCCTACCACGGACACTGTCACCAGAAGTCGACGAAGAAGGACCACCACGCGGTCGGCGTCCTGCGCCGGGCGGGCTACGAGGTCGACGCGCTCGATTCGAGCTGCTGCGGGATGGCCGGCTCCTTCGGCTACGAGGCCGAACACTACTCGATGTCGCAGGCGGTCGCGAGCACCCTCTTCGAGCAGATCGACGCCTCCGCGGGCGAGACCGTCGTCGCGCCCGGCGCGTCCTGCCGGTCACAGCTCGGCGACCGCGAGGGGGAAGAAGAGCCGCCGCACCCGGTCGAGGCGCTCGCGGACGCTATCGTCTGACCCGCGGCAGGGCGTCGGCGTCTCGCGTTCTCGCCCGTTCGATTCGACGCCGGTCAGCCGGCCACCGGTTCCGGCGCGCGCCACGCGAGCGCGATGCCCCCGAGGGCGAGCGCACCGAAGAGGAGGAACGCGACGTCGAAGCCCGCGGCGTCGACGACCGCCCCGCCGGCGATCGGCGAGAGGAACGCCCCCGCGAGGCCGACGCTCGTCTGGAACGCCACCGCCGTGGCGGCGACGTGGGACTCGACCACCTCTCTGACGTAGGTGAACGAGAGGCCGAGCGTGAGCTGGATCGCGAAGCCCGAGAGGAGCAACACCGCGACGAGAAGCGGGATCGATCCGAGCCGGGTGAACACGAGCATCAGGGGCGCCGCGATCAGGAAGGATCCGAGAAGGACCGGCCGTCGCCGACCGTCGAAGACGCGGTCGGAGAGGAGCCCGCTGCTGATCCTGGAGACGAGGCCGACGGCGGGGAACACCGACACCAAGAGGCCGCTCGCCGCCAGCGAGAGCCCGATCTCCCCGGTCAGGTACGACGACCCCCAGCTGTTGATGAACAGATACAGCGCGTAGCTGAGAAAGCCGAGCGCTCCGGCGAGCCAGACGGTCCGGTTGCGGAGGACGGTCCCGAACTCGGCCAGCGAGGGCGCGTCGCCGCGAGCCCCGCCCAGCCCGCGACTCGCGGGCAGAAAGACGAGGAGTCCGAGGAGCGGGACGCCGGTGAACGCCAGGAATATCGCCGGCCACCCGAACCGCGCGGCGACGAGCGGTCCCGTCCCCTGTCCGATGGCGAATCCGACCGGCCCGCTGGCGGTGAAGATCCCCACGGCCGTCGCCCGGCTGCCGGCGCTCACGGCGCGGCTGACGATGTCGATGCCGGCGTTCCAGACGACGACGTAGGCGACGCCGCCGACCGCGCGAGAGGTGATCACAGACCAGTAGCTCCCGCTCCGTCCCGCGATCCACCCCCAGACGCCGGCGACGAACAGCGCGAGCACGGCGAGGGTCATCATCCGTCGGGTGTCGGTCCGGTCGAGGACCGCCCCGGCGGGGAGGCTCGTCACGACTGCGGTGCCGAACATGACTCCGACGAGGAGGCCCGCCGCCGACGACCCGACGCCCAGGGAGTCGCGGATCAGCGGCGTCACGCTCGCCGGCACGATCTCGTAGGCCGCCAGTCCGGTCGATATCAGCGTCGCTCCCGCGACGAGACCGACGGTCCGCCAGTCGCGGCCACTCGTCTCCCCCGTCGGGGTACCGCCCGACCGATCGCCCCCGCGTCGTCCGTTCATCAGTACGGAGACGTGTCGGCTCCGGGATTAGAAGGCAGCGATCCGCGGCTTTCGTGAGGCCTTCGGCGCCAGCACGCCCAGCGAGCGCCCCGCTTTCTCTCTCCGGATCGACCGGGCTGCGTTACTCGTCGTCGGCTTCGAGTTCGTACGTCCAGGCCTGGTAGCCGCCGGCCATACTCTTCACGTTCGTCTCCTCGCCGACGCCCTCGTAACTCCCGATGAGCCGGGCGGCCTGTATCGACGACTGGCCGATCGGACAGGCGACGACGACCTCCTCGGCCCACTCGATGTCGTCGACGCGGCTCGGCAGTTCGTGCATCGGGACGTTCTCCGCCCCCGGAACGTGTCCGGAGGCGAACTCCGCCGGCGAGCGGATGTCGATCACCTGTACGGGCTCGTCGCCGTCGAGCTTCCGTTTGAGTTCCTCGGGGCTGATCTCGTCGACAGTCATCCCTCCAGCGTACTGGCTCCCCGCACAAACTGATTTCGGACCGCTCGGCGGTTTCGCGTGACTCGGGCCACTCGGCGGTCCCGTTTTGTATCTCCCGCGCGTATCCGGCCGCTATGGAACTCGTTTCAGTCGCCGCCGTCGCCGAGAACGGCGTCATCGGCCGCGACGGCGAACTCCCCTGGGAGAGCATCCCGGCCGACAAGCGACAGTACCGACGGCGGGTCGCGAACGCGCCCGTCGTCCTCGGGCGACGGACCTTCGACTCGATGCGGGACGACCTCCCCGGCAGTCACCAGATCGTGTTGAGCCGGAGCGAACGCGAGTACGGGGTCGACACCGCGTTTCACGCGGGCGACGTCTCGGAGGTCGTCGCCGTCGCGGAGTCGCTCGGCGCCGAGGTCGCCTACGTTCTCGGCGGCGCGACGATCTACGAACTGTTTCAGCCGCACGTCGACCGGATGGTGCTGAGTCGCGTCCCCGGCGAGTACGAGGGCGACGTCCGGTATCCCGCCTGGGAGGAGTCGGAGTGGCGGCTGGAATCGTCCGCGGAGTGGGAGGGCTTCACGCTGGAGGAGTGGATTCGACGCTCGGCGGGCTGATACCGATCACTCCCGCCTCTCGGGACGGCGGGTCGCGATGGCGAACAGTCGGCACACAGTCGACGACGGACCGGTCGGAACCGCCGCCTCCTCCCACGTCGACGTGCCGAACGACCGCGACCCGACGTGGGGCCTCGCTCAAGTCATACGCCCCCTGGCCCCGTCCTGGTATATGAACTGTCGCCCCCGCAAGCCGAACGCGGCAGTCGGCATCGCCGGTGTCCCACGCGCGTCAGCTACATAGGATTCCACGCCCAAGGAACACCGATGACGACCGAAACGGCCACGTTCGGCGGCGGGTGCTTCTGGTGTACCGAGGCGGCGATGAAGGAACTGGCCGGCGTCGAGTCGGTGACGTCGGGCTACGCTGGCGGCGACACCGACGACCCGACCTACCGGGAGGTCTGTGCCGGCACGACCGGACACGCGGAGGTCGTACAGGTGGCGTACGATCCGGACGTGATCGACTACGCCGACCTCCTGGAGGTGTTCTTCGCCACGCACGACCCGACCCAGCTGAACCGACAGGGCCCCGACGTCGGCACGCAGTACCGCTCGATCGTGCTGTATCACGACGACGACCAGCGGCGGCAGGTCGAGGCGTACGTCGACGCGCTCGACGGCGAGTACGACGACGAGGTCGTCACCGAGATCGCGGAACTGGAACGCTTCTGGCCGGCCGAAGAGCACCACCAAGACTACTTCGAGAAGAACCCCTCAGACGCCTACTGTCGGATGCACGCCCGGCCGAAGGTCGAGAAGGTCCGCGAGAAGTTCGCCGAGCGCGTCCGCGCGGACGCCTGATCTCTCTCTCGGTGCGGTTCCGGAACCTGTCGGGCCGAGGCGTCGCTCTCCCGTAGAGAGTATCGTAGCAACCCATCGGTTCGGTTCGATCCGAATCGAATACCGCGGCCGGCCGAGGGTCTGTGGACCGCCGGTCGGCTGCGACACTCCCTCTCAGTACTCCCAGAGACGCTCGATCCGGGAGGCGATCTCCGGATGGTCGGCTTTGAGTCCCTCGACGGTCGTTTCGCCGTCGACGTTGACGACGTGGATCTCGCCGCGGCGTCCCGAGTACACGTCTTGAAAATCGTAGACGGCTCCGACAACGGTGGTCTCGGGAGGGACCTCGTCGCTCGCTCTCAGGCGGTCGATCTGTCGGTCGACGTTGTATTCGACGAGGTAGTTGATACTCTCCGTTCGGTCGGCGCCGTCGGGGAGCAGTTCGACCCCCGCCGTTAGGTGGGACCGCAGCAGCCCGAGGCAGTGGCTGATGCCCGCCGGTTCGGACTCGTCGCCGGTCAGCCCGTCGTAGGCCGCCGTGACTGCGCCACACCCGGTGTGTCCGGTAACGATAACGAGCCCCGTGTCCGCGTGGACGATCGGATAGAGGACGTCTCCCGAGACGACCTCCCCGCGATCGGTTCGCTGGACGACTCGGTTTCCGATGTTGCTGCAGGTGAACAGCCGCCCCGGAACGTCGTTGCCCCACATGTGATCCTGGAGGACGCGGGAGTCAGAGCAACAGACGGTGACCGCCTCGGGCCACTGCGCGTCCTGGACGTCGTCGAATCGGGACTGCAGCCCCCTCGCGTGTGTCGAGTTGCCCCGTAACAACGCCGCGAGCACCTGGTGCATAGGTCC from Halobellus limi includes the following:
- a CDS encoding desampylase; translation: MLAIARGAYDEIVHRGYEGGEEEVCGVLAGKHGEESRVSDVFAVENVAEAPRIRYAMDPEALLATIDRVEADGMEVVGFYHSHPTGPPHPSETDAERATWPGYSYAICALDGYPYLGSWRWRGDEFERETVVVEA
- a CDS encoding Nramp family divalent metal transporter translates to MDPDPSDDDRSAAPSGGDPSQWGDSGTTGGRAGDEGADSGPRSDRIADDGDNSEADRDDDGPGSNREGTGPDSDREGTDPDPDRDDTDARDGPVTTSDGDEVFAPEVEGRQYRGTWYLPLRYDELKRAGDTDDHPDRGEGGAFRLTDLPRVPRVGHIVGPSAIMLGASLGSGETLFWPVLSSQYGWTLLWAFAVGVLTQFVINTELQRWTLATGESVFRAFARVANYWPWLFLAGGLISLGWPGWAAGAARVGTAALGLSGPVSLLGTSLATWKLVAVGLMVLIWLSYQVSSVMYTAVEVFQIGLLFVSIVAAVLLVAVAGSWVEFADLPTAAASVGTLPSDLGIAVFLGGLAFAGAGGYLNLSQSLWAREKGYGMGNYQGRVKNPFHGEDPEPIERDGFSFPPTTTNLKRWREWWRVVQLEHFLTFVVGLFVVAPALMSVAIRYAPGTTSDALQMWLTDVAPALGPIGTVLVFLVLFVALFTTEYAIVESFVRNSVDAIYEAYGREAGWDLETLFWRVLTGFCLWGIVIILAFTSPFEGREPFFFLVVGAAMSGVMMWPYTALVLVMNTTRLPEHLQPGWARVVALWWASGFYGYFSVLLVADTLVEFGLPGFDAAALVAGSGVGGYALWAVFFAVQSYAIAVSAGAKRRAAGTVENAELAAGRFS
- a CDS encoding helix-turn-helix domain-containing protein is translated as MTDDARARTRNEHGQYVDRIPLERVLAVFEAREDRARPLTASDVMEALDCSRRTAHNKLNELEERGDLETRKVGARSRVWWIPMPTDPSPPESPADGDTASAGPDAGSDGATVEGRPAVSDAIADADLPGSGPMLDARREALSAAYEYLSEHPEAKKADFLRDVYHEYPAGFESAEGWWNAIQPALKQLPGVNPPKERGHIWHFLGG
- a CDS encoding L-lactate permease, whose translation is MASAVDVLVALLPLLTIAVLMVGFYWPATRTMPVAWVVAIAAGVVGWGMNATWIAAATINGFITAANILYIVFGAILLLYTLKQTGAFDAINAGFASVSEDRRVQVVLLVFLMGSFIEAAAGFGTPAAIVGPLLVGLGFPPLAAVVVALTGNLMAITFGAVGTPLIIGMIDIFESVETITTDVVAGGTYPDIATWVADIALWAASYHVIVGIALPFIGVAMMTRFFGEERSIRPALEVLPLTLFAWASFSVPYFLTAYFLGPEFPGLLGSMVGLLVTVSALKAGFFHPDEEWDFAPQEAWPDHWIGEIQPGESTSDDVAVAADGGSVQSSVPTGGMALWKAWTPYALVALLLVVTRVVDPVQSFVTMDVFTLAWSDLAALPFVRETILGTGLTNDFALLYLPGAVFVAVHLVTIPLHGMDGTEIKAAWAETIEKVAPAVVALLFAVATVQIMLQSGSATGTDSMLIVLSEGMAGVAGGAYPFFAAFVGAFGAFLAGSNTVSDILFGTFQYGVADQIGTSRTLMLGAQAVGGAIGNLIAVHNVVAALAVVGLVGEEGRVIRLELIPLLYYGTATGLLTLLFSYVLFPGVF
- a CDS encoding FAD-binding and (Fe-S)-binding domain-containing protein; the protein is MASNSREHATDPATAGNYDYVGDDVERPDLVSDLESVVEGDVRFDTYSRQLYATDASAYERTPIGVVMPTSTADVANAMEYCAAEGIPVLPRGGGTSLAGQTVNEAVVLDLMPEMGSLVEVNPDAGTATAQAGIRLGDLNAALEPHDLKFAPDPAWGDKSALGGAIGNNSTGAHSLRYGKTDYYLESAEVVLADGSVTTFGEISVDTLREEGDPDGTLEERIYAAVYRILDEEADEITERYPDLKRNVSGYNLDMLVDEMRGERRLPDDSGVDPDSEPGTVNLARLLAGSEGTLGIVTEATVSLEPIPNTASVALLTYDDVLDAMEDVAPILEHDPAAVEVMDDVLLDLARDTAEFADVVGALPDGTDSVLLVEFYAEDDDHGRRQVADLVADRVPDASAGTDPSEGAVTTEEPRTAVDAMAAHDAETRAKFWKMRKSGLPILLSRTTDEKHIAYIEDTAIPAANLPAYVADFQEILDDHDTFASYYAHAGPGVLHIRPLVNTKTVEGVETFEAIADAVTDLVVKYGGSVSGEHGDGRARTQWNRKLYGDELWSAFRDLKTAFDPDWLLNPGNVCGYAPDEVRSDDAAATSAHEMTADLRFSPDYEFDAGFDPAMEWDNENGFRGMAELCHGCAGCRGPQETTGGVMCPTYRAAEEEIQSTRGRANMLRQAMSGGLPEGEQFEDEFVEEVLDLCIGCKGCLKDCPSGVDMAKLKAEVTHEYHQRNGSSLRDKVFANVGTLSKLGSAFAPLSNLLPELPGARLAMEKTLGIARQRELPQFHRTSLEDWFDSRGTAAVSESEADSKVYLFPDTYTNYNHPEAGKAAVRALEAANVHVAVPDGVTGSGRPPHSKGFVDLARDKARRNVDALAPLVDGEWDVVVVEPSDAVMLQHDYLDLLSGADAERLADNTYGVMEYFDTFRLLERDGVAAAAPSRSLAYHGHCHQKSTKKDHHAVGVLRRAGYEVDALDSSCCGMAGSFGYEAEHYSMSQAVASTLFEQIDASAGETVVAPGASCRSQLGDREGEEEPPHPVEALADAIV